From a region of the Syngnathoides biaculeatus isolate LvHL_M chromosome 2, ASM1980259v1, whole genome shotgun sequence genome:
- the raf1a gene encoding raf-1 proto-oncogene, serine/threonine kinase a isoform X1, which produces MEHLQGAWKTLSNGFGIRDSSFEGPCLSPTMVQGFPCQRRSSDDSKIPDSKTSSTIRVYLPNQQRTVVNVRPGVTLQSCLIKALMVRGLQPQCCAVFRLHPGQRSEKLRMDWNTDSTTLIGEELLVEVLDHVPLTTHNFVRKTYLKLAFCDICQKFLLNGFRCQTCGYKFHEHCSTKVPTMCVDWSNIRQLLLCPTPGESGAPSLPPLTSRRMRESLTRFPSSAHRYSTPHAFNYATPYSPTGSGLSQRQRSTSTPNVHMVSTTLPVDSSMFEDAMRDHDSAGSSPNQSPTGWSQSQAKTPAPAQRERAPSFNTQEKNKIRPREKRDSSYYWEIEASEVYLQSRIGSGSFGTVYKGKWHGDVAVKILKVTNPTPEQFQAFRNEVAVLRKTRHVNILLFMGYMTKDNLAIVAQWCEGSSLYKHIHVLETNFKMIQLIDISRQTAQGMDYLHAKNIIHRDMKSNNIFLHEGLTVKIGDFGLATVKARWSGSHQVEQPSGSILWMAPEVIRMQDNNPYSFQSDVYSYGIVLFELMTGELPYAQIANRDQIIFMVGRGYLSPDLSKLYKNCPKAMKRLVADCIKKSKDERPLFPQILSSIELLQHALPKINHSASEPSLHRASHTEDIDACTLTSTRLPVF; this is translated from the exons ATGGAGCACCTCCAGGGAGCATGGAAGACACTGAGCAATGGCTTTGGAATCAGGGACTCTTCCTTCGAGGGCCCGTGCCTTTCACCGACCATGGTCCAGGGATTTCCCTGCCAACGTCGCTCCTCAGACGACAGCAAGATACCCGACTCGAAGACAAGCAGCACCATTCGTGTCTACCTCCCAAACCAGCAGCGCACTGTG GTGAACGTGCGGCCAGGTGTGACTCTGCAGAGCTGTCTGATTAAAGCCTTAATGGTGCGAGGCCTACAACCTCAATGTTGTGCTGTTTTCAGACTACATCCTGGGCAGAGGAG TGAAAAACTACGGATGGACTGGAATACTGACTCAACCACCCTGATTGGTGAAGAGTTGCTGGTGGAGGTTTTGGATCATGTTCCTCTGACCACACACAATTTT GTCCGGAAAACATATCTGAAGCTAGCCTTCTGTGACATTTGCCAAAAGTTTCTTTTGAACGGTTTCCGTTGCCAAACGTGTGGCTACAAGTTCCATGAGCATTGCAGCACCAAAGTACCCACAATGTGTGTGGACTGGAGCAATATCCGACAACTCCT TCTGTGTCCAACACCTGGTGAGAGTGGTGCACCGTCACTTCCCCCATTAACATCTCGGCGAATGAGAGAATCATTAACTCGCTTTCCAAG CTCTGCCCACCGGTATTCAACGCCCCATGCCTTCAACTATGCCACACCCTACTCGCCCACAGGCAGCGGTCTCTCCCAGAGGCAACGCTCTACTTCGACGCCAAACGTCCACATGGTTAGCACAACCCTGCCTGTAGACAGCAGTATGTTTGAG gATGCAATGCGAGATCATGACTCTG CGGGGAGTTCCCCCAACCAGAGTCCTACTGGCTGGTCCCAGTCCCAAGCCAAAACCCCTGCACCGGCCCAGAGAGAGAGGGCTCCGTCCTTCAATACTCAGGAGaagaataaaatt AGGCCTCGGGAGAAGCGGGATTCTAGTTACTACTGGGAGATTGAAGCCAGTGAGGTGTATCTTCAATCCCGCATTGGTTCAGGCTCCTTTGGAACTGTATACAAAGGGAAATGGCATG gtgaTGTAGCAGTGAAAATTTTAAAGGTGACCAACCCCACTCCAGAGCAGTTTCAGGCATTCAGAAATGAAGTAGCTGTCCTGAG AAAAACAAGAcacgtaaacatcctgttgtTTATGGGCTACATGACGAAGGACAACCTGGCCATTGTGGCCCAGTGGTGTGAGGGCAGCAGTCTGTACAAACACATTCATGTTCTGGAGACAAACTTCAAGATGATCCAGCTCATAGATATCTCCAGGCAGACCGCTCAGGGCATGGA cTATCTACATGCAAAGAACATCATTCATCGTGACATGAAGTCCAACA ACATCTTTTTGCATGAAGGGCTGACTGTGAAAATTGGCGACTTCGGCCTTGCAACGGTAAAGGCCCGGTGGAGCGGCTCACATCAGGTGGAGCAGCCTTCTGGATCTATTCTCTGGATG GCTCCTGAAGTCATACGGATGCAGGATAACAATCCCTACAGCTTCCAATCAGATGTCTATTCCTATGGAATTGTACTTTTCGAGCTCATGACAGGAGAGCTCCCATACGCCCAGATAGCGAACAGAGATCAG ATTATCTTCATGGTGGGACGGGGCTATCTGTCACCTGACCTCAGTAAACTCTACAAGAACTGCCCCAAAGCCATGAAAAGGTTGGTCGCCGACTGCATCAAAAAGTCCAAGGACGAGAGGCCGCTCTTCCCACAG aTCCTGTCCTCGATCGAGCTTCTGCAGCATGCCTTGCCCAAGATAAACCACAGTGCCTCAGAACCGTCCCTACACAGAGCCTCTCACACCGAGGATATCGACGCTTGTACTCTGACCTCCACCAGACTGCCTGTTTTTTAG
- the raf1a gene encoding raf-1 proto-oncogene, serine/threonine kinase a isoform X2 has product MEHLQGAWKTLSNGFGIRDSSFEGPCLSPTMVQGFPCQRRSSDDSKIPDSKTSSTIRVYLPNQQRTVVNVRPGVTLQSCLIKALMVRGLQPQCCAVFRLHPGQRSEKLRMDWNTDSTTLIGEELLVEVLDHVPLTTHNFVRKTYLKLAFCDICQKFLLNGFRCQTCGYKFHEHCSTKVPTMCVDWSNIRQLLLCPTPGESGAPSLPPLTSRRMRESLTRFPSSAHRYSTPHAFNYATPYSPTGSGLSQRQRSTSTPNVHMVSTTLPVDSSMFELDCLNTFPTSWCHRFWLKRKVGLVHFSQSFVETPSESPEKDAMRDHDSAGSSPNQSPTGWSQSQAKTPAPAQRERAPSFNTQEKNKIRPREKRDSSYYWEIEASEVYLQSRIGSGSFGTVYKGKWHGDVAVKILKVTNPTPEQFQAFRNEVAVLRKTRHVNILLFMGYMTKDNLAIVAQWCEGSSLYKHIHVLETNFKMIQLIDISRQTAQGMDYLHAKNIIHRDMKSNNIFLHEGLTVKIGDFGLATVKARWSGSHQVEQPSGSILWMAPEVIRMQDNNPYSFQSDVYSYGIVLFELMTGELPYAQIANRDQIIFMVGRGYLSPDLSKLYKNCPKAMKRLVADCIKKSKDERPLFPQILSSIELLQHALPKINHSASEPSLHRASHTEDIDACTLTSTRLPVF; this is encoded by the exons ATGGAGCACCTCCAGGGAGCATGGAAGACACTGAGCAATGGCTTTGGAATCAGGGACTCTTCCTTCGAGGGCCCGTGCCTTTCACCGACCATGGTCCAGGGATTTCCCTGCCAACGTCGCTCCTCAGACGACAGCAAGATACCCGACTCGAAGACAAGCAGCACCATTCGTGTCTACCTCCCAAACCAGCAGCGCACTGTG GTGAACGTGCGGCCAGGTGTGACTCTGCAGAGCTGTCTGATTAAAGCCTTAATGGTGCGAGGCCTACAACCTCAATGTTGTGCTGTTTTCAGACTACATCCTGGGCAGAGGAG TGAAAAACTACGGATGGACTGGAATACTGACTCAACCACCCTGATTGGTGAAGAGTTGCTGGTGGAGGTTTTGGATCATGTTCCTCTGACCACACACAATTTT GTCCGGAAAACATATCTGAAGCTAGCCTTCTGTGACATTTGCCAAAAGTTTCTTTTGAACGGTTTCCGTTGCCAAACGTGTGGCTACAAGTTCCATGAGCATTGCAGCACCAAAGTACCCACAATGTGTGTGGACTGGAGCAATATCCGACAACTCCT TCTGTGTCCAACACCTGGTGAGAGTGGTGCACCGTCACTTCCCCCATTAACATCTCGGCGAATGAGAGAATCATTAACTCGCTTTCCAAG CTCTGCCCACCGGTATTCAACGCCCCATGCCTTCAACTATGCCACACCCTACTCGCCCACAGGCAGCGGTCTCTCCCAGAGGCAACGCTCTACTTCGACGCCAAACGTCCACATGGTTAGCACAACCCTGCCTGTAGACAGCAGTATGTTTGAG CTAGACTGCCTGAATACCTTCCCCACCTCCTGGTGCCATAGATTCTGGCTGAAGAGAAAAGTAGGTTTAGTCCACTTCTCCCAGTCTTTTGTTGAGACCCCATCCGAGAGTCCAGAAAAG gATGCAATGCGAGATCATGACTCTG CGGGGAGTTCCCCCAACCAGAGTCCTACTGGCTGGTCCCAGTCCCAAGCCAAAACCCCTGCACCGGCCCAGAGAGAGAGGGCTCCGTCCTTCAATACTCAGGAGaagaataaaatt AGGCCTCGGGAGAAGCGGGATTCTAGTTACTACTGGGAGATTGAAGCCAGTGAGGTGTATCTTCAATCCCGCATTGGTTCAGGCTCCTTTGGAACTGTATACAAAGGGAAATGGCATG gtgaTGTAGCAGTGAAAATTTTAAAGGTGACCAACCCCACTCCAGAGCAGTTTCAGGCATTCAGAAATGAAGTAGCTGTCCTGAG AAAAACAAGAcacgtaaacatcctgttgtTTATGGGCTACATGACGAAGGACAACCTGGCCATTGTGGCCCAGTGGTGTGAGGGCAGCAGTCTGTACAAACACATTCATGTTCTGGAGACAAACTTCAAGATGATCCAGCTCATAGATATCTCCAGGCAGACCGCTCAGGGCATGGA cTATCTACATGCAAAGAACATCATTCATCGTGACATGAAGTCCAACA ACATCTTTTTGCATGAAGGGCTGACTGTGAAAATTGGCGACTTCGGCCTTGCAACGGTAAAGGCCCGGTGGAGCGGCTCACATCAGGTGGAGCAGCCTTCTGGATCTATTCTCTGGATG GCTCCTGAAGTCATACGGATGCAGGATAACAATCCCTACAGCTTCCAATCAGATGTCTATTCCTATGGAATTGTACTTTTCGAGCTCATGACAGGAGAGCTCCCATACGCCCAGATAGCGAACAGAGATCAG ATTATCTTCATGGTGGGACGGGGCTATCTGTCACCTGACCTCAGTAAACTCTACAAGAACTGCCCCAAAGCCATGAAAAGGTTGGTCGCCGACTGCATCAAAAAGTCCAAGGACGAGAGGCCGCTCTTCCCACAG aTCCTGTCCTCGATCGAGCTTCTGCAGCATGCCTTGCCCAAGATAAACCACAGTGCCTCAGAACCGTCCCTACACAGAGCCTCTCACACCGAGGATATCGACGCTTGTACTCTGACCTCCACCAGACTGCCTGTTTTTTAG